From Shewanella yunxiaonensis, the proteins below share one genomic window:
- a CDS encoding ExeM/NucH family extracellular endonuclease: MKLNSSISTIAMSLAGLCTVAAHAEVPTLFISEYLEGASNNKALELYNNTSSGILLDNYRIEIYFNGSTSAGTTLKLSGTLAAGKTYVIANSSASFADTADKTSGALSFNGNDAVVLKNGDTILDSLGQIGSSAYWSNASGTVVTQDMDLRRSSTVTDIDPTDVFDPGAQWTAYGKNDFSDLGIYGADDGSNGGDDGSTPIAAVSCDDPTVTIGSVQGSGQTTPLEGQQVEVAGVVTAVFPGLSGFYMQDSGDADDTTSDGIFIYAGSASVDSVVVGDVYVVKGYAAEYYDNSQLKSPQWQQCHTGTMPTAVNVTLPVSDLSTLEALEGMLVHFDTLTINDVNDLVNYGEMTLSNGRRMTPTQVAKSGAAAAAVYDENNRNAVVLDEGATGKISGTTPPYPYPGFSSSNYLRVGDTVSNITGPLYYSFNQYHVSPISPVTFNASENLRSDYPTLAAEGNLRVASFNVLNFFNGDGDGAGFPTARGAYTYDAFVKQKAKIVAALTNMQADVIGLLEIENDGYAEKSAIAELTEALSEASGQTWAYVNPGVDQLGSDVITSAFIYRPDVVTPVGTAKYLDKTNSIVDEDGVPMFNSDKMRPSLAQTFTVNDNKAVLTTVINHLRSKGGSCGTGDDDNSLGGSGACNGTRTRATTALAQWLSDNFAEQPILLMGDFNAYAKEDPILTLEDAGYSRVDDIVGNSDSYSYVYDGQSGQLDHALVNEDLACAVVAATEWHINADETSSLEYDSSYADDSLFRSSDHDPVVMALDLHKPQGVGHYLRGNEHGYGYGYGHLKAKGEGHHKHNCDY, translated from the coding sequence ATGAAACTCAACTCGTCAATTTCGACCATCGCCATGTCTTTGGCAGGCCTTTGCACGGTCGCGGCACACGCGGAAGTACCCACGCTGTTTATCTCAGAATATCTTGAAGGTGCCAGTAACAATAAAGCACTGGAACTCTATAACAACACCAGCAGCGGTATATTGCTGGATAATTACCGCATCGAAATTTATTTCAATGGCAGCACCTCAGCAGGCACCACCCTAAAATTGAGTGGTACGCTGGCCGCTGGAAAAACTTATGTTATCGCCAACTCATCCGCATCTTTTGCTGATACCGCAGATAAAACTTCTGGGGCACTGAGCTTTAACGGTAACGATGCGGTCGTCCTGAAAAATGGTGACACCATTCTTGATAGTCTTGGCCAAATTGGCAGTAGTGCTTACTGGTCGAATGCCAGTGGTACGGTAGTGACTCAAGATATGGACCTGCGCCGTTCGTCCACGGTTACCGATATTGACCCAACTGATGTATTCGATCCCGGTGCACAATGGACTGCCTATGGAAAAAATGATTTTTCTGATCTCGGTATTTATGGTGCGGATGATGGCAGTAATGGTGGCGATGATGGCAGCACGCCGATAGCAGCAGTCAGCTGTGATGACCCGACAGTGACCATCGGCAGTGTTCAAGGTTCGGGCCAGACAACTCCACTAGAAGGCCAACAGGTTGAAGTGGCTGGCGTGGTTACTGCGGTATTCCCCGGTTTGAGCGGATTCTACATGCAGGATAGCGGTGATGCGGATGATACAACCTCAGATGGGATCTTTATCTACGCCGGTTCGGCGTCAGTAGACAGTGTTGTCGTTGGTGATGTTTACGTAGTCAAAGGTTACGCTGCTGAATATTACGATAATTCACAGTTGAAGAGCCCACAATGGCAGCAATGTCACACTGGCACCATGCCAACGGCCGTTAACGTCACGCTGCCTGTCAGTGACCTGTCAACGTTAGAAGCGCTTGAAGGCATGTTAGTGCATTTCGACACCTTGACTATCAATGACGTCAATGACCTGGTCAACTATGGTGAAATGACACTGAGTAATGGTCGTAGGATGACGCCCACTCAAGTTGCAAAATCCGGCGCCGCAGCAGCTGCGGTTTATGATGAAAATAACCGTAACGCCGTGGTGTTAGATGAAGGCGCAACCGGCAAGATCAGTGGCACTACCCCGCCGTATCCCTATCCAGGTTTCTCATCCAGTAATTACCTGCGCGTTGGCGATACAGTCAGCAACATCACCGGGCCACTGTATTATTCATTCAATCAGTACCATGTATCGCCCATTAGCCCGGTGACATTTAATGCCAGTGAGAACCTGCGTAGTGATTACCCAACCTTGGCTGCTGAAGGGAACTTACGTGTGGCTTCCTTCAACGTACTCAACTTTTTCAATGGTGATGGCGATGGTGCGGGCTTTCCCACTGCTCGCGGCGCTTATACCTACGATGCATTCGTCAAACAAAAGGCGAAAATCGTTGCCGCATTAACCAATATGCAGGCTGATGTTATCGGCTTGCTGGAAATTGAAAATGATGGTTATGCGGAAAAATCCGCCATTGCCGAACTTACCGAAGCCTTATCAGAAGCCAGCGGCCAAACCTGGGCATACGTCAATCCAGGTGTAGACCAATTGGGATCCGATGTAATCACCAGCGCCTTTATCTATCGTCCAGATGTGGTCACGCCTGTAGGTACTGCCAAATATTTGGATAAAACCAACTCTATTGTAGATGAAGACGGCGTACCAATGTTTAACAGTGACAAGATGCGCCCGTCACTGGCGCAAACCTTTACAGTTAATGACAACAAAGCCGTGCTAACAACCGTCATTAACCATCTGCGTTCCAAAGGTGGCAGCTGTGGCACAGGTGACGATGACAATAGCCTCGGAGGTTCAGGAGCCTGTAACGGTACACGTACCAGAGCCACCACAGCATTGGCGCAATGGCTTAGCGATAACTTTGCCGAACAGCCAATTCTGCTGATGGGTGACTTCAACGCCTACGCCAAAGAAGATCCGATCCTGACACTGGAAGATGCCGGCTATAGTCGCGTCGACGATATTGTTGGTAATAGCGATAGCTACAGCTATGTGTACGATGGACAAAGCGGCCAACTCGACCATGCGCTAGTGAATGAAGATTTAGCTTGTGCGGTGGTAGCAGCAACGGAATGGCACATCAATGCAGATGAAACTTCATCGTTGGAGTATGACAGCAGCTATGCCGATGACAGTCTGTTCCGCTCTTCAGATCATGATCCGGTAGTTATGGCGCTGGATCTGCACAAGCCGCAAGGGGTGGGTCACTATCTGCGTGGTAATGAACACGGATATGGCTACGGTTATGGTCACCTGAAAGCAAAAGGTGAAGGTCACCACAAACACAACTGTGACTATTAA
- a CDS encoding M13 family metallopeptidase: MKKVIIGGLCATMLAGLTACNNKDAETKAAEPATPKATQTATATAVANALGSGIDFANFDKSVRPQDDFYSYINGTWIKNTQIPADRTATGAFYDLREKSRDDIKAIIEEVAAQKDLKAGSDEQKVADLYRSFMDTQTLDKLGIDPLKPELAKIDAISNKDQLMTYFGSSQIIGGGTPMAFYVDIDAKDSSHYATHIWQYGLSLPEKDYYFNDAERFVKIREAFVEHMRKMFKLAGFDKPRKSAEAIMKLETAIAKDHWDVVASRDSTKTYNKYALKDLPQLAPGVDWNAYLTALGADKQADIIINQPSYVTGLAKLITDTDLATWKTYLRWHLLTSYAGDLGESFDNENFDFYSHILNGQEEQQPRWKRGVSKVNSLLGEVVGKVYVKRHFTPEAKARMEQLVENLRQAYSDSIDDLDWMSPETKTAAKAKLAKFNPKIGYPNKWEDYSQLTISANDLVGNEMRAGEVEHQKDLKKLSSPIDRDEWHMTPQTVNAYYNPTMNEIVFPAAILQPPFFNMQADDAVNYGGIGAVIGHEMGHGFDDQGAKFDGDGNLRDWWTQKDLDAFHAKTKALVDQYNGYYVFPDLHVNGELTLGENIGDLSGVTIAYKAYQKSLHGNAAPVIDGLSGDQRFFMGFAQIWRAKVKEEALRNRVATDPHSPAKFRAIGSLENMPQFYATFDVKPGDGMYLEPAKRVKIW, encoded by the coding sequence ATGAAAAAAGTAATCATTGGCGGTCTGTGTGCCACCATGCTCGCCGGGCTGACCGCTTGTAATAACAAGGATGCAGAAACAAAAGCCGCAGAACCCGCCACCCCCAAAGCCACTCAGACGGCGACAGCAACCGCAGTAGCAAACGCACTGGGCTCCGGAATTGATTTTGCCAATTTCGATAAATCAGTGCGGCCGCAGGATGATTTCTACAGTTACATTAACGGGACCTGGATTAAGAACACCCAAATTCCGGCTGACCGCACCGCGACGGGGGCCTTCTACGATCTGCGTGAAAAATCCCGTGATGATATCAAAGCCATTATTGAAGAAGTGGCGGCTCAGAAAGATCTGAAAGCTGGCAGCGATGAACAAAAAGTGGCAGATCTGTACCGTTCATTTATGGATACGCAAACCCTGGATAAATTGGGCATCGACCCGCTGAAACCAGAGTTGGCGAAAATTGATGCGATCAGCAACAAAGATCAGCTGATGACCTATTTTGGTAGCAGCCAGATTATTGGTGGTGGCACCCCAATGGCCTTTTATGTGGATATTGATGCGAAAGACTCCAGCCATTACGCCACGCACATCTGGCAATATGGCCTGAGCCTCCCCGAAAAAGATTACTACTTCAACGATGCCGAACGCTTTGTCAAAATCCGCGAAGCCTTCGTTGAACACATGCGCAAGATGTTCAAACTGGCGGGCTTTGATAAACCACGAAAAAGTGCCGAAGCCATTATGAAACTGGAAACCGCGATTGCGAAAGATCACTGGGATGTGGTGGCCAGTCGTGACAGCACTAAAACCTATAACAAATATGCCCTAAAGGATCTGCCACAATTGGCTCCTGGTGTTGACTGGAATGCCTATCTGACTGCTCTTGGTGCCGATAAACAGGCAGACATCATTATCAACCAGCCCAGCTATGTCACCGGACTGGCGAAACTCATCACCGACACGGATCTTGCCACCTGGAAAACCTACCTGCGCTGGCATCTGCTGACAAGTTACGCCGGCGATCTGGGAGAGTCCTTCGATAACGAAAACTTTGATTTCTACTCCCACATTCTCAACGGCCAGGAAGAACAGCAGCCGCGTTGGAAGCGTGGCGTGAGCAAGGTGAACAGCTTGCTGGGCGAAGTGGTGGGCAAAGTCTACGTCAAACGCCACTTTACTCCGGAAGCCAAAGCCAGAATGGAGCAACTGGTTGAGAATCTGCGTCAAGCATATTCAGACAGCATTGATGACCTGGACTGGATGAGCCCAGAAACCAAAACAGCGGCCAAAGCCAAACTGGCGAAATTCAATCCGAAAATTGGTTATCCGAATAAATGGGAAGACTATAGCCAGCTGACTATCAGCGCCAACGATCTGGTCGGTAACGAAATGCGCGCCGGCGAAGTTGAACATCAAAAAGACCTGAAGAAACTCAGCAGTCCGATTGATCGTGATGAATGGCACATGACGCCTCAAACCGTTAACGCCTATTACAATCCGACCATGAATGAAATCGTATTCCCAGCAGCGATTCTGCAACCACCGTTCTTCAATATGCAGGCTGACGATGCGGTGAACTATGGTGGTATCGGTGCGGTAATTGGTCATGAAATGGGCCATGGTTTTGATGATCAGGGTGCTAAGTTTGACGGTGATGGCAATTTGCGCGACTGGTGGACACAGAAAGATCTGGATGCCTTCCATGCTAAAACCAAAGCCTTGGTTGACCAGTACAATGGTTACTATGTCTTCCCAGATCTGCACGTCAATGGCGAGCTGACGCTCGGGGAAAATATCGGCGATCTGTCCGGCGTGACCATTGCTTACAAGGCATACCAAAAATCACTGCATGGAAACGCCGCACCGGTCATTGACGGTTTGAGCGGCGACCAGCGTTTCTTTATGGGATTTGCCCAGATCTGGCGTGCCAAAGTAAAAGAGGAAGCCCTGCGTAACCGGGTTGCCACTGACCCTCACTCACCCGCTAAATTCCGTGCCATCGGCTCATTGGAAAACATGCCGCAGTTCTACGCCACCTTTGACGTAAAACCTGGCGATGGTATGTACCTTGAACCTGCAAAACGCGTAAAAATCTGGTAA
- a CDS encoding NAD-dependent malic enzyme: protein MDDKKRPLYMPFAGPALLEAPLINKGSAFTEEERMFFNLDGLLPYYIETIEEQASRAYDQFRSFNNDLDKHIYLRNIQDTNETLFYRLVKNHISEMMPIIYTPTVGLACERFSKNWRRNRGLFLSYPYKDRIDDILNNSTRHKVKVIVMTDGERILGLGDQGIGGMGIPIGKLSLYTSCGGISPAYTLPITLDVGTDNPHLLEDPMYMGWRHKRIGGDEYYEFIEAVMQAIHRRWPEALIQFEDFAQKNAMPILERYKDKYCCFNDDIQGTAAVTVGSLLAACKAAHSKLSEQRVAFLGAGSAGCGIAEAIVAQMVAEGISDEQARRQVFMVDRWGLLQDNMPNLLSFQQKLAQKRNDIEHWQNFCDNISLLDVVNNAKPTVLVGVSGAPGLFTEEIIRAMHSHCPRPIVFPLSNPTSRVEATPKDILHWTSGQALVATGSPFEPVVIEGQTYEIAQCNNSYIFPGIGLGVLATGANRVTDEMLMVSSQALAECSPLAINGEGSLLPKLEEIHNVSRHIAFAVGKVAIEQGHALPTTDELLLQSIDNNFWYPEYRRYRRTSF, encoded by the coding sequence ATGGATGATAAAAAACGCCCGCTGTATATGCCATTTGCTGGCCCTGCACTTCTTGAAGCTCCACTCATTAACAAAGGCAGTGCCTTCACCGAAGAAGAACGTATGTTCTTCAATCTGGATGGACTGCTACCCTATTACATCGAAACCATTGAGGAACAGGCCTCTCGCGCCTACGATCAGTTCCGCAGTTTCAATAACGATCTAGATAAGCACATTTATCTGCGCAACATCCAAGATACCAACGAAACCCTGTTCTACCGTCTGGTAAAAAATCACATCAGTGAAATGATGCCGATTATCTACACCCCGACGGTTGGTCTGGCTTGCGAGCGCTTTTCAAAAAACTGGCGCCGTAACCGGGGACTATTTTTATCTTACCCCTACAAAGACCGCATCGATGACATCCTCAACAACTCCACTCGCCATAAAGTTAAAGTGATCGTGATGACTGACGGTGAACGGATCCTGGGTCTTGGGGACCAGGGGATTGGAGGTATGGGGATACCCATCGGTAAATTGTCTCTGTATACCAGTTGTGGTGGTATTAGTCCTGCCTATACGCTGCCAATTACGTTGGACGTTGGAACGGATAACCCACATCTGCTGGAAGATCCCATGTATATGGGCTGGCGCCATAAACGTATCGGCGGCGATGAATACTACGAATTTATCGAAGCCGTTATGCAGGCAATCCACCGACGCTGGCCTGAAGCCCTTATTCAGTTTGAGGATTTTGCCCAGAAAAACGCAATGCCAATTCTGGAACGTTATAAAGACAAATATTGCTGTTTTAATGACGACATTCAGGGCACTGCCGCGGTTACTGTTGGCTCACTGTTGGCAGCCTGCAAAGCAGCACACAGCAAGCTGAGTGAACAGCGCGTAGCATTCCTTGGCGCTGGTAGCGCTGGCTGTGGCATTGCTGAGGCGATTGTGGCGCAGATGGTGGCTGAAGGCATCAGCGATGAACAGGCTCGTCGCCAAGTATTTATGGTCGACCGTTGGGGTCTGCTGCAAGACAATATGCCGAACTTACTGTCATTCCAGCAGAAACTGGCACAGAAACGTAACGATATTGAGCACTGGCAAAACTTCTGCGACAACATTTCATTGTTGGATGTGGTTAACAATGCCAAACCGACCGTGCTGGTTGGTGTTTCCGGTGCGCCGGGACTGTTTACTGAAGAGATTATCCGCGCCATGCATAGCCATTGTCCGCGCCCAATTGTCTTCCCGCTGTCCAACCCCACCAGTCGCGTTGAAGCCACACCGAAAGATATTCTGCATTGGACATCAGGACAGGCGCTGGTTGCCACTGGCAGTCCGTTTGAACCCGTAGTGATTGAAGGGCAAACTTATGAGATTGCGCAGTGTAACAACAGTTATATCTTCCCAGGTATCGGCTTAGGGGTATTAGCCACAGGGGCAAATCGTGTCACTGATGAAATGCTGATGGTATCCAGCCAGGCACTGGCCGAATGTTCACCACTGGCGATTAATGGGGAAGGATCGCTCTTGCCTAAATTGGAAGAAATCCATAACGTCAGTCGCCATATTGCCTTTGCGGTTGGCAAGGTTGCCATTGAACAAGGGCACGCCTTACCGACGACGGATGAATTGTTACTCCAGTCGATTGATAACAATTTCTGGTATCCGGAATATCGTCGTTATCGCCGCACATCGTTCTAA
- a CDS encoding DUF4447 family protein produces the protein MSDYALNPTEFKALRWSLGLNEDLTAQLLKVSTNELNAWETGSQPIPPLAQKQLLDIDDIIEMQVLNTCDGIEAMFKKEPKRRLAFVVYPSQALYTQYNPEFINLLPLAELYTTAAWRIKKECKLVLEVDISLVPLDVEAYKAYREQSGMGESRENRAKWAASQLA, from the coding sequence ATGTCTGATTATGCACTTAACCCTACTGAATTTAAGGCGTTACGTTGGTCATTGGGGCTAAATGAAGACCTCACAGCACAGCTATTGAAAGTCTCGACTAATGAACTTAATGCCTGGGAAACAGGAAGTCAGCCAATTCCGCCACTGGCGCAAAAGCAGTTACTGGATATTGACGATATTATTGAGATGCAGGTTCTTAACACCTGTGACGGCATTGAAGCGATGTTTAAAAAAGAGCCCAAACGTCGGTTGGCGTTTGTGGTCTATCCTTCGCAAGCCCTATATACCCAGTACAATCCAGAATTTATCAACCTGTTACCACTGGCAGAACTTTATACCACTGCCGCCTGGCGCATTAAGAAAGAGTGTAAGCTGGTGCTTGAGGTCGATATCTCATTGGTACCTTTAGATGTCGAAGCCTATAAAGCCTATCGTGAGCAAAGCGGTATGGGCGAAAGCCGTGAAAACCGGGCTAAGTGGGCGGCAAGCCAACTAGCTTAA
- a CDS encoding dodecin translates to MSHVYKIIELTGSSPISSDEAVKNAIAAAAESLHNLRWFEVTETRGHLEAGLIAHWQVTIKVGFTLDADN, encoded by the coding sequence ATGAGTCATGTTTATAAGATTATTGAACTCACCGGCTCGTCACCCATCAGCTCCGATGAAGCTGTCAAAAATGCCATCGCTGCAGCTGCCGAGTCATTACACAATCTGCGTTGGTTTGAAGTGACGGAAACCCGAGGGCATTTGGAAGCGGGACTGATCGCACATTGGCAGGTGACGATAAAAGTGGGATTTACGCTGGATGCTGACAATTAA
- the queG gene encoding tRNA epoxyqueuosine(34) reductase QueG, whose protein sequence is MTTVNPPPNAQWLSQLARDIKAWGQALGFAQVGISDIDLTDEEPRLQQWLAQGCHGEMQYMAQHGMMRARPQELHPGTLRVISVRMDYLPPNAGFASNLSDPNLAYISRYAGGRDYHKVLRNRLKKLGEQIDEALKQAGLSDSGFRPFVDSAPLLERPLADNAGIGWTGKHSLLLNHDAGSWFFLGELLINLPLPVDIPLTDNCGNCVACITSCPTGAIVAPYTVDARRCISYLTIELSGAIPTELRPLIGNRIYGCDDCQLVCPVNREAPLTQEADFHTRAALQQPTLLALFNWDEETFLKNTEGSAIRRIGYERWQRNIAVALGNAPASAEILQALQQRLGSANELLAEHIQWALEQQQLKLTESDTTTQRKTARLIRVIHKGLPRDA, encoded by the coding sequence ATGACGACAGTAAACCCGCCACCAAATGCTCAATGGTTAAGCCAACTCGCTCGGGATATTAAAGCCTGGGGCCAGGCACTGGGATTTGCCCAAGTGGGTATCAGCGATATTGATCTGACTGATGAAGAACCACGGCTGCAACAGTGGTTGGCACAAGGTTGTCATGGCGAAATGCAGTATATGGCACAGCATGGAATGATGCGTGCCAGACCTCAAGAATTGCACCCTGGCACTTTACGGGTGATCTCGGTGCGGATGGATTATCTACCGCCGAACGCTGGCTTTGCCAGCAATCTCAGTGATCCCAATCTGGCTTATATCTCCCGCTATGCAGGGGGCCGCGACTATCATAAGGTGCTACGCAATCGCTTGAAAAAACTCGGCGAACAAATTGATGAAGCATTAAAACAGGCCGGATTAAGTGACAGTGGTTTTCGCCCTTTTGTTGATTCAGCACCGCTACTGGAACGCCCATTGGCAGATAACGCTGGAATTGGCTGGACCGGCAAGCATTCACTGCTGTTAAACCATGATGCGGGCAGCTGGTTTTTCCTTGGCGAGCTATTGATTAATTTGCCATTACCGGTGGATATTCCGCTGACAGACAACTGCGGGAATTGTGTTGCCTGCATCACCAGTTGTCCGACCGGGGCCATTGTTGCCCCCTATACTGTAGATGCTCGTCGTTGTATCTCATATCTGACCATTGAACTGTCAGGCGCCATTCCGACAGAACTCCGGCCATTAATCGGCAATCGCATTTACGGTTGCGATGACTGCCAGCTGGTGTGTCCAGTAAATCGTGAGGCCCCGCTGACTCAGGAAGCTGATTTCCACACCCGAGCAGCGCTGCAACAACCAACGTTACTAGCGTTATTTAATTGGGACGAGGAGACATTTCTGAAAAATACTGAAGGCAGTGCTATCCGCCGGATTGGTTATGAACGTTGGCAACGCAATATTGCTGTTGCGTTAGGTAATGCCCCCGCCAGTGCCGAGATTCTACAAGCATTGCAGCAAAGGCTAGGCTCTGCCAACGAGCTGCTGGCTGAGCATATACAGTGGGCGCTTGAGCAACAGCAGTTAAAACTCACAGAAAGTGATACCACCACCCAACGAAAAACCGCACGACTGATACGGGTGATCCATAAAGGTCTACCACGGGATGCGTGA
- a CDS encoding DUF3069 domain-containing protein produces MSQVDALYREQAHTAAVNICATVLPMAKLPAGLKEAYDSLFEELLADSDAQFAEAWANLPASASKLLPQSSFHGFYIASAWLQLSLIGQQIAEQADSDKAIDEQQYNGIYARIAKDALRESVRKIKKARTDRRLLNSMRHVIGLA; encoded by the coding sequence ATGAGCCAAGTTGACGCGCTTTATCGGGAGCAGGCCCACACCGCAGCGGTAAATATCTGCGCCACTGTATTGCCAATGGCTAAATTGCCTGCTGGTTTAAAGGAAGCTTATGACAGTTTGTTTGAAGAACTGTTGGCCGACAGTGATGCCCAGTTTGCCGAAGCTTGGGCCAATCTGCCAGCCAGTGCCAGCAAGCTACTGCCACAATCCAGTTTTCATGGGTTTTATATCGCATCCGCCTGGTTGCAACTGAGCTTGATTGGTCAGCAGATAGCGGAGCAAGCCGATAGTGACAAGGCGATTGATGAACAGCAGTATAACGGCATTTACGCGCGGATCGCTAAAGACGCGTTGCGTGAAAGTGTACGCAAAATTAAAAAGGCTCGTACAGACCGACGCCTGTTGAACAGTATGCGACACGTAATTGGGTTGGCTTAA
- a CDS encoding SMI1/KNR4 family protein, giving the protein MHDVIEQLQQMNQPVPVPLDLPEFDDIVDVEEQLLLPLPSDLKEYLLEASNVVVGSLEPVTAADPNSHTYLPEVAAYAWSIGLPRYMVPICQVGDSFYCMDQEGLVYFWEDGHLDQDDYWETFWQWTEEIWLQS; this is encoded by the coding sequence ATGCATGATGTTATTGAACAGCTGCAACAAATGAATCAACCCGTGCCGGTCCCGCTGGACCTGCCTGAGTTTGACGATATCGTCGATGTCGAAGAACAGCTGTTACTCCCCTTACCTTCCGATTTAAAAGAATATCTGTTGGAAGCCAGTAACGTGGTGGTAGGAAGTCTGGAACCGGTGACCGCTGCGGACCCCAATTCTCATACTTACCTGCCTGAAGTCGCAGCATATGCCTGGTCTATTGGTTTACCTCGTTATATGGTACCAATCTGCCAGGTGGGTGACAGTTTTTACTGTATGGATCAGGAAGGGCTGGTGTATTTCTGGGAAGATGGACACCTGGATCAGGACGATTACTGGGAAACCTTCTGGCAATGGACCGAAGAAATATGGTTGCAAAGCTAA